In a single window of the Alphaproteobacteria bacterium LSUCC0684 genome:
- the ispD gene encoding 2-C-methyl-D-erythritol 4-phosphate cytidylyltransferase — MKTPPVHVVLLCAGRSTRLGGEVAKPWRHIGGAMVMRHALEAFMAHPSISGGVVVAAADAMDEARRQSKGSGWIIAEGGAERSDSVRNGLEALAGIEPAPQHVLIHDAARPFVPASVITSLLDELEKGAVAAVPVLPPADSLKRLDGNIVTGRVDREGIARVQTPQAFDFPLILDLHRQNSASMTDDSSLLEDAGKTVITVDGDPILNKITTAQDLEMAERLALTWPRPYSQSAEDSTPMADTPFREFRSASGFDVHRFSDAAGPIMLGGIALDHDRGFDAHSDGDVALHALTDAMFGLVSDGDIGTHFPPSDPQWKDQDSAAFLKEARARVDKAGGVITLADLTIIAEVPKILPHRDAIRRRIADILDLSMDRISVKATTSEGLGFTGRREGIAVMASVTAHFPGKADG, encoded by the coding sequence ATGAAAACACCACCTGTTCATGTTGTTCTGCTTTGCGCCGGGCGCAGCACCCGGCTTGGCGGAGAGGTTGCCAAACCCTGGCGGCATATCGGCGGCGCCATGGTCATGCGTCATGCGCTTGAGGCTTTCATGGCCCATCCCTCGATCTCAGGCGGCGTCGTTGTGGCCGCGGCGGACGCCATGGACGAAGCCCGCCGGCAAAGCAAGGGAAGCGGCTGGATCATTGCCGAAGGCGGGGCGGAACGGAGCGATTCCGTCCGAAACGGTCTTGAAGCGCTGGCAGGGATTGAACCTGCGCCGCAACATGTGCTGATCCATGATGCCGCCCGCCCCTTTGTTCCCGCATCGGTGATCACCAGCCTTCTGGACGAGTTGGAAAAAGGGGCCGTGGCGGCGGTTCCTGTCCTGCCGCCTGCCGACAGTCTCAAACGACTGGATGGAAATATCGTAACCGGCCGGGTGGACCGGGAGGGCATTGCCCGGGTCCAGACACCGCAAGCATTTGATTTCCCCCTTATTCTGGACCTGCATCGCCAAAACAGTGCCAGCATGACCGATGACAGCAGTCTTTTGGAAGATGCCGGAAAGACGGTGATCACGGTTGACGGTGACCCTATTCTGAACAAGATCACCACCGCACAGGACCTTGAGATGGCGGAACGCCTCGCCCTGACATGGCCCCGCCCCTATTCGCAATCAGCAGAGGACAGCACCCCCATGGCAGATACCCCCTTTCGTGAATTCCGCAGTGCCAGCGGGTTTGATGTGCACCGGTTCAGCGATGCCGCCGGGCCGATCATGCTGGGCGGGATCGCGCTTGATCATGATCGCGGCTTTGATGCCCATTCCGATGGGGATGTTGCGCTACACGCCCTCACCGATGCAATGTTCGGCCTTGTATCCGATGGTGATATCGGCACGCATTTCCCTCCTTCGGACCCGCAATGGAAAGATCAGGACAGCGCTGCCTTTCTCAAGGAAGCCAGGGCCCGGGTGGACAAGGCGGGCGGCGTTATCACCCTTGCCGATCTGACCATCATTGCCGAGGTGCCTAAAATCCTCCCCCATCGTGACGCGATACGGCGCCGGATTGCCGATATCCTCGATCTTTCCATGGACCGGATTTCCGTCAAGGCCACCACCTCCGAAGGTCTTGGCTTTACCGGTCGGCGCGAAGGTATCGCCGTGATGGCATCCGTCACCGCCCATTTCCCGGGGAAAGCCGATGGCTGA
- a CDS encoding phosphatidylglycerophosphatase A, with amino-acid sequence MADRMLLWIATLGPVGHLPAPGTAGSFVAVLLGLACINAFSLGGFVAATALVAVIGLSAAGAHYRRTGQHDAGAVVIDEVVGQWLAMMAIPLAPDFSLPYLAAVACSFLLFRLFDILKPGPIRRAESLPGAAGVMADDVLAGIAAGVVVFMAASLWEMIP; translated from the coding sequence ATGGCTGACCGGATGCTTTTATGGATCGCGACGCTGGGGCCGGTCGGACACCTGCCCGCCCCCGGGACGGCAGGATCTTTTGTCGCGGTCCTGCTCGGGCTTGCCTGCATCAACGCCTTCAGCCTTGGCGGATTTGTGGCCGCGACGGCCCTTGTGGCGGTGATCGGCCTTTCGGCCGCCGGGGCGCATTACCGGCGCACCGGCCAGCATGACGCCGGGGCGGTGGTCATTGATGAAGTGGTGGGCCAGTGGCTGGCGATGATGGCCATTCCCCTTGCCCCGGATTTCTCCCTGCCCTATCTCGCGGCGGTTGCCTGCTCATTTCTGCTGTTTCGCCTTTTCGACATTCTGAAGCCAGGCCCGATCCGCCGGGCCGAATCCCTCCCCGGAGCGGCCGGGGTCATGGCCGATGATGTGCTGGCAGGCATCGCCGCCGGTGTTGTTGTTTTCATGGCTGCAAGCCTCTGGGAGATGATACCGTGA
- a CDS encoding CinA family protein, whose amino-acid sequence MILADLASAVLEAAKSRDILLTTAESCTGGMVISALTDIAGSSAVVDRGFITYSNEAKSAMLGVSPQLITTHGAVSIEVVRAMAAGALEQIKSDKISHKGRLAVATSGIAGPGGGSRDKPVGLVWFGLAMEIEDRQILTAEKQIFDGDRKAVRQAATLHALRMMRDQLAAESSLG is encoded by the coding sequence GTGATCCTTGCTGATCTGGCCTCTGCCGTGCTCGAAGCCGCCAAATCCCGGGATATTCTGCTCACGACAGCGGAATCCTGCACCGGCGGCATGGTCATCTCTGCCCTGACCGATATTGCCGGATCCTCGGCAGTGGTGGATCGCGGGTTCATCACCTATTCGAACGAGGCCAAATCCGCCATGCTCGGTGTTTCGCCCCAACTCATCACCACCCATGGCGCGGTCAGTATTGAGGTGGTGCGGGCCATGGCCGCGGGGGCACTAGAGCAGATTAAATCGGATAAAATCAGCCACAAGGGAAGGCTGGCGGTGGCAACCAGCGGCATTGCCGGCCCCGGGGGCGGCTCGAGGGATAAACCTGTCGGTCTTGTCTGGTTCGGGCTGGCGATGGAGATTGAAGACCGGCAGATACTCACGGCCGAAAAACAGATTTTCGATGGTGACCGCAAGGCAGTGCGCCAGGCAGCGACGCTCCACGCACTTCGGATGATGCGGGATCAGCTGGCGGCGGAATCCAGCCTCGGATAA
- a CDS encoding type II toxin-antitoxin system RatA family toxin gives MTVHQETRIIPHRPEDLYALVADVKSYPEFLPWCMAARIREKSAHRLVADLIIGFRFYREKFTSYVDCNPKTLEIKVEYAEGPFKYLQNSWAFHSHEEGCRIEFYVDFEFQSRLFQSVIETLFSEAVRRMVRAFEDRADALYPRLDSAAS, from the coding sequence ATGACCGTTCATCAGGAAACCCGCATCATCCCTCATCGCCCCGAAGATCTTTACGCGCTTGTCGCGGATGTGAAATCGTATCCGGAGTTTCTGCCCTGGTGCATGGCCGCCCGGATACGGGAGAAATCCGCCCACCGGCTTGTCGCGGATCTGATTATCGGTTTCAGATTTTATCGTGAGAAGTTCACCTCTTACGTTGATTGCAATCCGAAAACTCTTGAAATTAAAGTTGAATATGCCGAAGGTCCGTTTAAGTATCTGCAAAACTCCTGGGCATTTCATTCCCATGAAGAAGGGTGCCGGATTGAATTCTATGTTGATTTTGAATTCCAGTCCCGATTGTTTCAATCCGTGATTGAGACCTTGTTTTCGGAAGCGGTACGGCGAATGGTGCGGGCGTTCGAAGATCGCGCCGATGCGCTTTATCCGAGGCTGGATTCCGCCGCCAGCTGA
- the lipA gene encoding lipoyl synthase, producing MASQPEDIVKFRGQGLKGAARHPEKARNEDRPQPRRPEWLRVKAPVSKGYLETRNIIRDNQLVTVCEEAACPNIGECWQKKHATMMILGSVCTRACAFCNVATGRPDRLDEGEPERVADAVARLALAHVVITSVDRDDLPDGGAGHFARTIAAVRAASPGTTVEVLTPDFLKKDGALELVVEARPDVFNHNLETVPRLYPSVRPGARYFASLRLLHDVKALDPSIFTKSGIMVGLGEEREEVVQVMDDMRAAEIDFMTIGQYLQPTPKHHPLDRFWTPDEFASLSQLGKSKGFLLISATPLTRSSYHADEDFAALKSARMEKLGHKAPRAT from the coding sequence ATGGCGTCGCAACCCGAAGATATCGTCAAGTTTCGTGGCCAGGGGCTCAAGGGCGCGGCCCGGCATCCGGAAAAGGCACGCAATGAAGACAGGCCCCAGCCGCGCCGTCCGGAATGGCTCCGCGTCAAGGCACCGGTGAGCAAAGGGTATCTTGAAACCCGAAACATCATCCGCGACAACCAGTTGGTGACGGTATGCGAAGAGGCTGCCTGCCCGAATATCGGCGAATGCTGGCAGAAAAAGCATGCAACCATGATGATATTGGGCTCGGTCTGCACCAGGGCCTGCGCCTTCTGCAATGTTGCAACCGGACGCCCGGACCGTCTTGATGAGGGAGAGCCGGAAAGGGTGGCCGACGCCGTGGCGAGGCTTGCGCTTGCGCATGTGGTCATCACCTCGGTCGACAGGGATGATCTGCCCGATGGCGGCGCCGGGCATTTCGCCCGCACAATCGCGGCGGTGCGCGCGGCCTCACCCGGAACAACGGTGGAAGTCCTGACCCCCGATTTCCTGAAAAAGGACGGCGCGCTTGAGCTCGTGGTCGAGGCCAGACCAGATGTGTTCAACCACAATCTTGAAACCGTCCCCCGTCTTTATCCGTCGGTCCGCCCCGGGGCGCGGTATTTCGCCTCGCTTCGCCTGCTCCATGATGTCAAGGCGCTTGATCCCTCGATTTTCACCAAATCCGGGATCATGGTGGGGCTTGGCGAAGAACGGGAAGAGGTGGTGCAGGTCATGGATGACATGCGCGCAGCGGAGATCGATTTCATGACCATCGGCCAGTATCTTCAACCGACCCCGAAACATCACCCGCTTGACCGGTTCTGGACACCGGATGAATTTGCGAGCCTGAGCCAGCTTGGAAAAAGCAAGGGCTTTCTTCTGATCTCGGCAACACCCCTGACCCGATCCTCCTATCACGCCGATGAAGATTTTGCCGCCCTTAAATCTGCCCGCATGGAAAAACTGGGGCATAAGGCACCTCGTGCGACATGA
- the lpdA gene encoding dihydrolipoyl dehydrogenase, giving the protein MTNPRYDVVVIGGGPGGYVAAIRASQLGLGAAVIERENMGGICLNWGCIPTKALLRTAEVKHLIENAKDFGLEVGPVTADIDAVVKRSRKVAARLSAGVKHLMKKNSVTVYAASARLGEARAEGREILLDTGEVVIGGAVILATGARARELPGIEVDGKAIVTYRDAMTPGTMPKSLIVVGSGAIGIEFASFYQDMGADVTVLEAVDRILPAEDAEISAMAAKIFTRRGIDLRAGVSVKSVKAGPDGVDAVIDTGGETETLKAERLILAVGIVANTEELGLEGTSVELDRGHVVTDAAMRTGEPGIYAIGDMTGAPWLAHKASHEGIIAAEHIAGMGAGHPLRREDIPGCTYCRPQVASVGLTEQAALDAGHEIKVGRFPFKANGKAIALGDDDGMIKTIFDARTGALLGAHMIGPEVTELIQGYAIARQLETTEAELMGTVFPHPTLSEAMHESVLDAYGKALHF; this is encoded by the coding sequence ATGACCAATCCACGCTATGATGTTGTTGTCATCGGCGGCGGCCCCGGCGGCTATGTCGCCGCGATCCGGGCAAGCCAGCTCGGCCTCGGCGCTGCGGTGATCGAACGTGAAAATATGGGGGGGATCTGCCTGAACTGGGGATGTATTCCCACCAAGGCCTTGCTTCGTACAGCCGAGGTCAAGCACCTGATCGAGAACGCCAAAGATTTCGGGCTTGAGGTCGGCCCGGTCACCGCCGATATCGATGCCGTGGTCAAGAGATCACGCAAAGTGGCAGCGCGGCTTTCGGCCGGGGTCAAGCATCTGATGAAGAAAAACTCCGTCACGGTATATGCAGCTTCGGCACGTCTTGGTGAGGCGCGGGCAGAGGGCCGTGAGATTCTGCTCGATACAGGTGAGGTGGTGATCGGCGGCGCCGTCATCCTTGCCACCGGCGCCCGCGCGCGGGAATTGCCGGGGATAGAGGTGGACGGCAAGGCAATCGTCACCTACCGCGATGCCATGACGCCGGGCACGATGCCGAAATCCCTGATCGTTGTCGGCTCCGGCGCCATCGGGATCGAGTTTGCCTCTTTCTATCAAGATATGGGCGCGGACGTGACGGTGCTTGAAGCCGTTGACCGTATTCTTCCTGCCGAGGATGCGGAAATATCTGCCATGGCGGCCAAGATTTTCACCCGCCGCGGCATTGATCTGAGGGCCGGCGTATCCGTCAAATCGGTCAAAGCGGGGCCGGACGGGGTTGACGCCGTGATCGATACGGGCGGCGAGACCGAAACCCTCAAGGCGGAACGGCTTATTCTCGCCGTCGGTATTGTTGCCAATACCGAAGAACTCGGACTTGAAGGCACTTCGGTTGAACTCGACCGGGGCCATGTTGTCACCGATGCGGCGATGCGTACCGGCGAGCCCGGTATCTATGCCATCGGTGATATGACCGGCGCGCCATGGCTTGCCCATAAAGCCAGCCACGAAGGGATCATTGCGGCCGAGCATATCGCCGGCATGGGGGCGGGCCATCCTCTCCGGCGTGAGGATATCCCGGGCTGCACCTATTGCCGCCCGCAGGTGGCGAGTGTCGGGCTGACCGAACAGGCGGCGCTTGATGCCGGTCATGAAATCAAGGTTGGCCGCTTTCCCTTCAAGGCCAATGGCAAGGCCATCGCGCTCGGGGATGACGACGGCATGATCAAGACCATTTTCGATGCCCGTACCGGCGCCCTGCTTGGTGCGCATATGATCGGGCCTGAAGTCACCGAGCTGATCCAGGGCTATGCCATCGCCCGTCAACTTGAAACCACCGAGGCGGAACTGATGGGGACAGTCTTCCCGCATCCGACACTTTCGGAAGCCATGCATGAATCCGTACTTGACGCCTACGGCAAGGCCCTCCATTTCTAG
- a CDS encoding pyruvate dehydrogenase complex dihydrolipoamide acetyltransferase: MAIITMPALSPTMTEGKLARWLVKEGDSVRSGDVIAEIETDKAVMEVEALDDGVLARIGVAEGTEGVKVGAAIAEILAEGEESRWGEAESTDQPPEKADPAEPAAQSGKPAHPETAPATGSDKDGSSRIFASPLARRLAAERGIDLALVKGSGPHGRIIRADIDGAGAGMTASPGIEAMPAAPALAMPAPSPVEASTLVENSQMRRIIAERLQQSKLEAPHFYLNMDIEIEAMLAARKALNAHAPEGVKVSVNDMIIKAAAVALKMVPGANASWEGTHTRLYAHADIAVAVAVDGGLVTPVVARAEEKGLYAISREMVDLSTRARAGKLLPEEFNGGSFTISNLGMYGITSFSAVINPPQGAILAIGAGEERPVARNGEVKIATMMTATLSCDHRVVDGAIGARWLAAFKQVVENPVLALG, translated from the coding sequence ATGGCCATTATCACCATGCCGGCGCTGTCGCCGACCATGACCGAGGGCAAACTGGCAAGATGGCTGGTCAAGGAAGGGGATTCCGTCCGTTCCGGCGACGTTATTGCCGAAATAGAAACCGACAAGGCGGTGATGGAAGTCGAGGCGCTTGATGACGGCGTTCTTGCGCGTATCGGGGTTGCCGAAGGCACGGAAGGCGTCAAAGTCGGTGCCGCGATTGCCGAAATTCTTGCCGAAGGTGAAGAAAGCCGCTGGGGCGAGGCGGAGAGCACCGATCAGCCCCCGGAAAAAGCAGATCCGGCCGAACCTGCCGCGCAATCCGGCAAGCCCGCACATCCGGAAACTGCCCCCGCAACCGGGAGCGATAAAGACGGATCGAGCCGGATCTTCGCAAGTCCCCTAGCCCGCAGGCTTGCAGCGGAACGCGGGATCGATCTTGCGCTTGTCAAAGGCTCCGGTCCCCATGGCAGGATTATCCGCGCGGATATCGACGGGGCAGGTGCAGGCATGACGGCCTCACCAGGTATTGAGGCGATGCCCGCGGCGCCAGCTTTGGCCATGCCTGCTCCATCCCCGGTCGAGGCATCGACGCTTGTCGAGAACAGCCAGATGCGGCGGATCATTGCCGAAAGGCTTCAGCAGTCGAAACTTGAGGCGCCGCATTTCTACCTCAACATGGATATCGAAATCGAAGCCATGCTCGCGGCGCGCAAGGCGCTCAATGCCCATGCCCCCGAAGGGGTAAAGGTTTCGGTCAATGACATGATCATCAAGGCTGCGGCCGTGGCCCTGAAAATGGTGCCGGGCGCCAACGCCAGCTGGGAAGGCACTCATACACGGCTATATGCCCATGCCGATATCGCCGTTGCGGTGGCTGTCGATGGCGGGCTGGTGACCCCGGTTGTGGCAAGGGCAGAAGAAAAAGGGCTCTATGCCATCTCGCGGGAGATGGTTGACCTTTCAACCCGGGCCCGGGCGGGCAAACTTCTGCCTGAGGAATTCAATGGCGGCTCGTTCACCATATCCAATCTCGGGATGTACGGGATCACGTCCTTTTCAGCCGTGATCAACCCGCCGCAAGGGGCTATCCTCGCGATTGGCGCAGGGGAAGAACGTCCGGTTGCACGCAATGGCGAAGTAAAGATTGCCACCATGATGACCGCCACGCTTTCCTGTGATCATCGCGTGGTGGACGGAGCGATCGGGGCCCGGTGGCTCGCCGCGTTCAAGCAGGTTGTCGAAAATCCGGTTCTGGCACTTGGATAA
- a CDS encoding pyruvate dehydrogenase complex E1 component subunit beta, translated as MSSQVTMPALSPTMTEGKLTKWLVNEGDTVRSGDVIAEIETDKAVMEVEALDDGILTSIAVAEGTEGVAVGTVIAMITGEGETAETAPSSPPAKSAAKEEAVTAGPAASSAPAPKPQAAAVAAEPVASGASHSMTVREALRDAMAEEMRHDERVFVMGEEVGQYQGAYKVTQGLLDEFGPRRVVDTPITEMGFAGLGVGAAFGDLRPVIEFMTFNFAMQAIDQIINSAAKTLYMSGGQMGCPIVFRGPNGAASRVAAQHSQCYASWYAHCPGLKVVAPWSASDAKGLLKSAIRDPNPVIFLENEVLYGQSFDVPDDKDWLIPIGKANIVRPGSDITITAFSIMVGKALEAAEILAREGIEAEVIDLRSLRPLDHETIMQSVRKTNRMVSCEEGFPFAGIGAELIAQVNEQAFDYLDAPVERVTGKDVPMPYAANLEALALPQVEDIVRAARKACYRGKES; from the coding sequence ATGAGCAGTCAGGTAACCATGCCGGCGCTGTCGCCGACCATGACCGAGGGCAAACTGACGAAATGGCTGGTCAACGAGGGCGATACCGTCCGTTCCGGCGACGTCATCGCTGAAATTGAAACCGACAAGGCGGTGATGGAAGTCGAGGCGCTTGATGACGGCATCCTTACCTCCATCGCGGTGGCAGAAGGAACCGAAGGCGTTGCCGTCGGCACGGTCATCGCCATGATCACGGGGGAGGGGGAGACAGCGGAAACCGCCCCTTCGTCCCCACCGGCAAAATCCGCCGCAAAAGAAGAAGCCGTGACGGCCGGGCCCGCAGCCTCATCCGCTCCGGCTCCAAAGCCTCAGGCTGCGGCCGTGGCGGCTGAACCGGTTGCCAGCGGCGCCAGCCATTCCATGACGGTTCGGGAAGCGTTGCGCGATGCCATGGCAGAAGAGATGCGCCACGATGAACGTGTCTTTGTCATGGGCGAAGAGGTGGGCCAGTATCAGGGCGCCTACAAGGTCACGCAGGGTCTTCTGGATGAATTCGGCCCGCGCCGCGTCGTCGACACCCCGATCACCGAAATGGGTTTCGCCGGGCTTGGTGTCGGGGCGGCGTTCGGTGATCTGCGTCCGGTAATTGAATTCATGACCTTCAACTTCGCCATGCAGGCGATTGACCAGATCATCAATTCCGCCGCCAAGACCTTGTACATGTCAGGTGGCCAGATGGGATGCCCGATCGTCTTCAGGGGGCCGAACGGCGCCGCGTCACGGGTGGCGGCCCAGCATTCGCAATGCTACGCCAGCTGGTATGCCCATTGCCCGGGGCTCAAGGTTGTTGCGCCCTGGTCGGCGTCGGATGCCAAGGGGCTGCTCAAATCAGCCATCAGGGATCCAAATCCGGTGATCTTCCTTGAGAATGAGGTTCTCTACGGCCAGAGTTTCGATGTGCCGGATGACAAGGACTGGCTCATCCCCATCGGCAAGGCGAATATTGTCCGGCCTGGCTCGGATATCACGATCACTGCTTTTTCCATCATGGTGGGAAAGGCGCTTGAAGCGGCGGAAATTCTTGCTCGTGAGGGGATTGAAGCGGAAGTGATTGACCTGCGCTCACTCCGGCCGCTGGATCATGAAACGATCATGCAGTCGGTCCGCAAGACCAACCGCATGGTGTCCTGCGAAGAAGGGTTCCCGTTTGCCGGGATCGGGGCGGAACTGATCGCGCAGGTGAACGAACAGGCCTTCGATTATCTCGATGCCCCGGTGGAACGGGTGACCGGCAAGGATGTGCCCATGCCCTATGCCGCCAATCTCGAAGCACTGGCGCTGCCGCAGGTGGAGGATATAGTCCGCGCCGCCCGGAAAGCCTGTTATCGCGGGAAGGAGTCCTGA
- the pdhA gene encoding pyruvate dehydrogenase (acetyl-transferring) E1 component subunit alpha: MARSTSPSRTTAKKAIKRNPGRPAKSSQLPEPDEKTLLHLYEQMLLIRRFEEKAGQLYGMGQIGGFCHLYIGQEAVVVGMQSVADPKDTVVTSYRDHGHMLACGMDANGVMAELTGRSGGYSRGKGGSMHMFSREKNFFGGHGIVGAQVPIGIGLAFAHRYRGSDAVSMTYLGDGAINQGQVYESFNMAALWQLPVIFVIENNQYGMGTSVARAAAGRALADRGKAYGIPGMQVDGMDVLAVRTAGAEAIAHCREGKGPYILEMQTYRYRGHSMSDPAKYRTREEVDAMRKQRDPLDQLKERLVRNGVSDEKLREMDARVKAVVTESADFAMKSPEPDPAELWTDILIEGAAE, encoded by the coding sequence ATGGCACGTTCAACCTCACCATCCAGAACTACCGCCAAAAAAGCGATCAAACGCAACCCGGGACGACCGGCAAAATCGTCCCAACTGCCGGAACCTGATGAGAAAACCCTTCTTCATCTTTATGAGCAGATGCTGCTGATCCGCCGGTTTGAAGAAAAGGCAGGTCAGCTCTATGGCATGGGGCAGATCGGCGGCTTCTGTCATCTCTATATCGGGCAGGAAGCCGTTGTTGTCGGCATGCAGTCGGTGGCGGACCCGAAGGATACGGTGGTCACCTCCTATCGTGATCATGGTCATATGCTGGCCTGCGGCATGGATGCCAACGGCGTCATGGCCGAACTCACGGGCAGGTCAGGCGGATATTCCCGCGGCAAGGGCGGCTCGATGCATATGTTCAGCCGGGAGAAGAATTTCTTTGGCGGGCATGGAATTGTCGGTGCCCAGGTGCCCATCGGGATCGGGCTTGCTTTCGCCCACCGGTATCGTGGCAGTGACGCGGTGTCGATGACCTATCTTGGCGATGGCGCGATCAACCAGGGGCAGGTCTATGAAAGTTTCAACATGGCCGCACTTTGGCAGTTGCCGGTGATCTTTGTCATTGAAAACAACCAGTACGGGATGGGCACGTCGGTTGCGCGTGCGGCAGCTGGCCGGGCGCTGGCGGATCGCGGCAAGGCCTACGGGATTCCGGGGATGCAGGTAGACGGCATGGATGTGCTGGCGGTGCGCACCGCCGGGGCTGAGGCCATTGCCCATTGCCGTGAAGGCAAGGGGCCTTATATTCTCGAGATGCAGACCTACCGCTATCGCGGGCATTCCATGAGCGACCCGGCCAAATACCGCACCCGGGAAGAAGTGGACGCCATGCGCAAGCAGCGTGATCCTCTTGACCAGCTCAAGGAACGGCTTGTCCGAAACGGCGTCAGCGATGAAAAACTTCGGGAAATGGACGCCAGGGTGAAGGCGGTGGTGACGGAATCCGCCGATTTTGCAATGAAGAGCCCTGAGCCGGATCCCGCCGAACTCTGGACCGATATTCTCATCGAAGGAGCCGCAGAATGA
- a CDS encoding septum formation initiator family protein translates to MGRAASTRLRVFGFWVLTFFIAGYFTVHGLGLGNERGVLTIDKLNHDIVDARARLADLVTERAWLEHKVKLVSRDQIDADILGELARKEGGLYAPDEIVIEFN, encoded by the coding sequence ATGGGGCGCGCAGCTTCTACCCGTCTTCGGGTATTCGGTTTCTGGGTACTGACCTTTTTCATTGCAGGTTATTTTACGGTACACGGGCTCGGGCTCGGCAATGAGCGCGGGGTGCTGACCATCGACAAGCTTAACCATGATATTGTTGATGCCCGGGCGCGGCTGGCGGATCTCGTGACGGAACGTGCGTGGCTTGAACATAAGGTCAAACTCGTCTCCCGGGATCAGATCGATGCGGATATTCTTGGTGAGCTCGCCAGGAAAGAAGGTGGTCTTTATGCCCCCGATGAAATCGTCATTGAGTTTAACTAG
- the eno gene encoding phosphopyruvate hydratase produces MATIRDVRARQIFDSRGNPTVEVEVELGDGALGRAAVPSGASTGAYEAVERRDGGSAYNGKGVTGAVEAVNTEIFSILSGRDATDQQGLDQDMIELDGTENKARLGANAILGASLAIARAAAISTGQPLWRYIGGVHAHLMPTPMMNILNGGAHADNALDIQEVMIMPVGAPSFTEALRAGAEVFHALKGLLHDAGLSTAVGDEGGFAPAIGSTSEALDYVMKAIELAGRRPGDDVIIALDAASTEFCKDGAYHLAGEGKKLDTDGMISYWQDLAARYPIRSIEDPLDEDDWAGFTNLTAKMGEVVQLVGDDLFVTNPKRLARGIAENAGNAILIKVNQIGTLTETLDAIAMAGNAGFGVVISHRSGETEDSFIADLAVATNAGQIKTGSMSRSDRMAKYNQLLRIEESLGRNARYHGAIR; encoded by the coding sequence ATGGCAACAATCAGAGACGTCAGGGCAAGGCAGATATTTGATTCCCGCGGCAATCCGACGGTGGAAGTCGAGGTGGAACTGGGTGATGGTGCCCTCGGTCGTGCCGCCGTTCCCTCCGGTGCATCAACAGGCGCGTATGAGGCCGTGGAGCGCCGTGATGGCGGAAGCGCGTATAACGGCAAGGGCGTCACCGGGGCGGTTGAAGCGGTCAATACCGAAATCTTTTCCATTCTTTCCGGGCGCGATGCCACCGATCAGCAGGGGCTGGATCAGGACATGATCGAGCTTGACGGAACGGAGAACAAGGCACGTCTCGGGGCCAATGCAATCCTTGGGGCGAGCCTTGCTATTGCAAGGGCGGCGGCGATCTCGACCGGCCAGCCGCTCTGGCGCTATATCGGCGGGGTTCATGCTCACCTGATGCCAACGCCGATGATGAACATTCTCAACGGCGGTGCCCATGCCGACAACGCGCTGGATATCCAGGAAGTGATGATCATGCCTGTTGGCGCGCCCAGCTTTACCGAAGCTCTGCGCGCAGGTGCGGAAGTGTTTCACGCGCTCAAAGGTCTTCTGCATGATGCGGGCCTCTCGACGGCGGTCGGGGATGAGGGCGGATTTGCCCCGGCGATCGGCAGCACGTCCGAAGCGCTTGATTATGTCATGAAAGCCATCGAGCTGGCCGGACGCAGGCCCGGGGATGATGTCATCATTGCGCTTGATGCCGCCTCAACCGAATTCTGCAAGGATGGCGCCTATCATCTGGCAGGTGAAGGAAAAAAACTTGATACCGATGGAATGATTTCCTACTGGCAGGATCTGGCGGCGCGCTATCCCATTCGGTCGATCGAGGACCCGCTCGATGAAGATGACTGGGCTGGTTTTACCAACCTGACCGCGAAGATGGGGGAGGTGGTCCAGCTGGTTGGGGATGATCTCTTCGTCACCAATCCGAAGCGTCTCGCCCGGGGTATTGCGGAAAACGCAGGCAACGCGATCCTGATCAAGGTCAACCAGATCGGCACGCTGACGGAAACCCTTGATGCCATCGCCATGGCCGGGAATGCCGGTTTCGGGGTTGTCATATCGCACCGGTCCGGGGAAACCGAAGACAGTTTTATCGCTGATCTTGCTGTTGCTACCAATGCCGGGCAGATCAAGACCGGTTCCATGTCGCGCTCGGACCGGATGGCCAAATACAACCAGCTCCTGCGCATCGAGGAATCCCTCGGTCGCAACGCCCGATATCACGGGGCGATCCGTTAA